The Pseudoalteromonas ruthenica genome has a window encoding:
- the hisD gene encoding histidinol dehydrogenase has translation MIVWNSLSGEQQQALLQRPGVAAADNVRPICEDIMAKVQQQGDSALKAIAAKLDKRSTEAEILCPQQDIIDAQQQLSEELKAAIDQAYTNIKRFHQAQQPKSISLSTQPGVSCELRYEAIDAVGIYVPGGSAPLPSSVLMQGVLAQLSGASTVVLATPVKGDEQVHPAIRYAAKLCGITQIMQIGGAAAIAAMAFGSESIPQVNKIFGPGNAYVTMAKQLAAQQVPGLAIDMPAGPSEVLIIADSRANGEYVAADLLSQAEHGPDSQVILLSDSDEVIAATERALERQLATLSRADIARQALAHSALIKVTDIDQAVRISNLYGPEHLILQLGDSTPYLNNIKNVGSIFVGDYTPESAGDYASGTNHVLPTYGYSKVYSSLSLLDFYRTYTVQTVTKNGLIDLANAIIPIAEAEGLDAHANAVRVRLGASS, from the coding sequence ATGATTGTGTGGAACTCTTTGAGCGGCGAACAACAGCAGGCGCTATTACAGCGCCCAGGGGTTGCTGCTGCCGATAATGTGCGCCCCATCTGTGAAGACATTATGGCCAAGGTGCAACAACAAGGTGATAGCGCACTCAAAGCCATTGCCGCAAAGCTTGATAAGCGCTCGACTGAGGCGGAAATTTTATGTCCACAACAGGATATCATCGATGCCCAGCAACAGTTGAGCGAAGAACTAAAAGCGGCTATTGATCAAGCGTACACCAACATCAAACGCTTTCACCAAGCGCAACAACCGAAGTCAATCAGCCTGAGTACGCAACCGGGTGTTTCTTGTGAGCTGCGCTATGAGGCCATTGACGCGGTGGGCATTTATGTACCCGGCGGCAGTGCGCCGCTGCCCTCTTCGGTGCTAATGCAAGGGGTGTTGGCACAGCTCAGTGGTGCCAGCACCGTGGTATTGGCCACCCCGGTCAAAGGCGATGAGCAAGTACACCCGGCTATTCGCTATGCTGCCAAGCTATGTGGCATCACGCAAATCATGCAAATTGGCGGAGCCGCAGCGATAGCGGCAATGGCCTTTGGCAGTGAATCTATCCCGCAAGTGAATAAAATTTTTGGCCCGGGTAATGCGTATGTCACCATGGCCAAACAGCTCGCTGCACAACAGGTGCCTGGTCTTGCCATCGACATGCCTGCCGGCCCCTCTGAAGTGCTGATTATTGCCGATAGCCGCGCCAATGGTGAATATGTTGCCGCCGATTTGCTGTCGCAGGCCGAGCATGGTCCGGACTCGCAAGTGATTTTGCTCAGTGACAGCGATGAGGTCATTGCCGCCACTGAGCGTGCCTTAGAACGACAGCTGGCCACCCTTAGTCGCGCCGATATAGCCCGTCAGGCGCTTGCACACTCGGCGCTAATTAAAGTGACCGATATTGACCAAGCGGTGCGCATCTCGAATCTTTACGGCCCCGAGCACTTAATTTTGCAACTTGGCGACAGCACACCGTACCTAAACAACATAAAGAATGTTGGCTCCATCTTTGTTGGCGATTATACCCCTGAATCTGCCGGTGACTATGCCTCGGGCACCAACCATGTGTTGCCGACCTATGGGTATTCAAAAGTATATTCGAGCCTTAGCTTGCTCGATTTTTACCGCACTTACACGGTGCAAACAGTGACTAAAAATGGTCTTATTGATTTGGCCAACGCCATTATTCCAATCGCCGAAGCTGAAGGCTTGGATGCACATGCCAATGCAGTTCGCGTACGTTTAGGAGCGTCCTCATGA
- the hisG gene encoding ATP phosphoribosyltransferase, translating to MSNNKRLRIAIQKSGRLSKDCQNLLKQLGVKLNLREQRLIAHATNMPIDVLRVRDDDIPGLVMDGVCDLGIVGENVLEEVQAERRNSSASFAVKKLAKLDFGYCRLALAWPQELGAQDKQWFNGKRIATTYPEILSQYLERENIDASVVMLTGSVEVAPRAGLADAICDLVSTGATLEANGLMQGDTILESNACLIQNQELADDDKLALIDKLMPRLRGVKQAKESKYIMMHAPKAKLDDICALLPGTGQPTLLALAGSDDYVALHMVSSETLFWETMESLKALGANSILVMPIEKMME from the coding sequence ATGAGCAACAACAAACGTTTACGTATCGCAATCCAAAAGTCAGGGCGTCTTTCCAAAGATTGCCAAAACCTGCTTAAGCAACTTGGCGTTAAACTTAATCTACGTGAGCAGCGCTTAATTGCTCACGCCACCAACATGCCTATCGACGTGCTGCGGGTACGTGATGACGATATCCCTGGTTTAGTTATGGATGGCGTGTGCGATTTGGGGATCGTAGGCGAGAACGTGCTCGAAGAGGTGCAAGCCGAACGCCGCAACAGCAGCGCCAGCTTTGCCGTTAAGAAACTGGCAAAATTAGACTTCGGTTACTGTCGTCTTGCGTTAGCCTGGCCCCAGGAGCTCGGCGCACAAGACAAGCAGTGGTTCAACGGCAAACGTATCGCCACCACCTACCCTGAAATCCTAAGCCAGTACCTAGAGCGTGAGAACATTGACGCCAGTGTAGTTATGCTCACCGGCTCGGTCGAGGTTGCGCCGCGTGCTGGACTGGCTGATGCTATCTGTGACTTGGTATCGACCGGTGCCACCCTAGAGGCCAACGGCCTGATGCAAGGCGACACTATTTTAGAGTCCAATGCCTGCCTAATCCAAAATCAAGAGCTCGCTGATGACGATAAGCTGGCGCTAATCGACAAGCTGATGCCGCGCCTACGCGGTGTCAAACAAGCGAAGGAAAGCAAATACATCATGATGCACGCGCCAAAGGCCAAACTTGATGATATCTGCGCTTTACTTCCGGGGACCGGACAACCCACCTTGCTTGCACTCGCTGGCAGCGATGATTACGTGGCCCTGCACATGGTTAGCAGCGAGACACTATTTTGGGAAACCATGGAGTCGCTCAAGGCCCTCGGCGCTAACTCTATCTTAGTCATGCCCATTGAAAAGATGATGGAGTAA